The following proteins are co-located in the Synchiropus splendidus isolate RoL2022-P1 chromosome 14, RoL_Sspl_1.0, whole genome shotgun sequence genome:
- the ush1c gene encoding harmonin isoform X1 → MERKVAREFRHKVELLIENEAEKDYLYDVLRMYHQSMDLPVLVGDLKLVINEPKRLPLFDAIRPLIPLKHQVEYDLLTPKRSRKLKEVRLDRMHRDGLGLSVRGGLEFGCGLYISQIVKDGQADKVDLQVGDEIVRINGYSISSCIHEEVISLIKANKIVSLKVRHVGMIPVKSSTEEPLKWQYVDQFVSESGEKKSSVAGLASIGGKEIKEKKVFLSLVGTTGMGISISSGPTQKPGIYISNVKPGSLSAEVGLQVGDQIVEVNGVDFTNVDHTEAVRVLKSSRSLTITVLTGAGAELFMTDEERLAVEARRELDRQELMHQKRVALETNKILKEQQEMERQRKMEISQKTAEEEARYKKEMERIEAAEKKQYREWTEDWGAQERPKSPKSPRTPKSPSPAPPEAKTSQKAKSSPEGGDSVSEEKQRRHGFQKYVEDFDPHSMFSADQIAGRDVRLLRIKKVGQLDLALEGGADSPLGKLVISSVYEGGAADKHGGVVPGDELMAVNGKILINATLTEGQNSLARAWNSGGDWIDVVIAVSPPKAYEDEVTFF, encoded by the exons ATGGAACGTAAGGTCGCGCGCGAATTCAGACATAAG GTCGAGCTGCTGATTGAAAATGAGGCAGAAAAGGATTACCTGTATGACGTCCTCCGCATGTACCACCA GTCGATGGATTTGCCTGTTCTTGTTGGGGACTTAAAGTTGGTCATCAATGAACCAAAGCGCCTACCTCTCTTTGATGCCATCCGACCTCTGATCCCACTCAAACACCAGGTCGAGTACGACTTGCTTACGCCCAAGAGATCCCG AAAACTCAAAGAGGTGCGTTTGGATCGCATGCATCGGGACGGACTTGGTCTGAGTGTCAGAGGAGGGCTGGAATTCGGCTGCGGTCTCTACATTTCACAAATTGTTAAAGATGGTCAGGCTGACAAGGTGGATCTGCAG GTCGGGGATGAGATTGTTCGGATCAACGGCTACTCCATTTCTTCCTGTATCCACGAGGAGGTCATCAGTCTCATCAAGGCCAACAAGATTGTTTCACTCAAAGTCAGAC ACGTTGGGATGATCCCTGTGAAGAG CTCAACAGAGGAGCCCCTCAAATGGCAGTACGTCGACCAGTTTGTCTCTGAATCTGGA GAGAAGAAATCAAGTGTGGCAGGCTTGGCCTCGATCGGAGGTAAAGAAATCAAGGAGAAGAAGGTTTTCCTCAGCCTGGTGGGCACTACCGGCATGGGCATCAGCATCTCCAGCGGCCCTACTCAGAAGCCAGGCATCTACATCAGCAACGTGAAGCCGGGCTCTCTTTCTGCAGAAGTGGGACTGCAG GTTGGCGACCAGATTGTGGAGGTCAATGGGGTGGACTTTACTAATGTGGACCATACTGAG GCTGTGAGAGtgctgaagagcagcaggagtctgACCATCACTGTCCTGACTGGAGCG GGCGCCGAGCTGTTCATGACAGATGAGGAGCGTTTGGCAGTAGAGGCGCGCAGGGAGCTGGACAGGCAGGAGTTGATGCACCAGAAGAGGGTCGCCCTGGAGACCAACAAAATCCTAAAGGAACAGCaagagatggagagaca GAGGAAGATGGAGATCTCTCAGAAAACTGCAGAGGAAGAAGCCCGCTATAAAAAGGAGATGGAGAG GATTGAGGCTGCGGAAAAGAAACAGTACAGGGAGTGGACCGAAGACTGGGGAGCCCAGGAGAGACCGAAGAGTCCTAAAAGTCCCCGCACACCTAAGAGTCCGTCTCCTGCTCCACCTGAAGCTAAAACTTCCCAAAAAGCCAAAAGTTCTC CTGAAGGAGGTGACTCTGTTTCTGAGGAAAAGCAGAGGAGACAC GGCTTTCAGAAGTATGTGGAAGATTTTGACCCCCACTCCATG TTTTCGGCTGACCAGATAGCAGGACGTGACGTGAGGCTGCTGCGGATTAAAAAG GTGGGGCAGCTGGACCTGGCTCTGGAAGGTGGCGCTGACTCACCTTTGGGGAAGTTAGTCATCTCGTCTGTGTATGAAGGTGGAGCAGCAGATAAACATG gtgggGTTGTACCTGGAGATGAGCTGATGGCGGTGAATGGAAAGATCTTGATCAATGCCACCTTGACTGAAGGTCAAAACTCCTTGGCCAGAGCCTGGAACAGTGGAGGG GACTGGATTGATGTTGTCATTGCAGTTTCACCGCCAAAAGCATATGAAGACGAAGT AACTTTCTTCTAG
- the ush1c gene encoding harmonin isoform X2: protein MERKVAREFRHKVELLIENEAEKDYLYDVLRMYHQSMDLPVLVGDLKLVINEPKRLPLFDAIRPLIPLKHQVEYDLLTPKRSRKLKEVRLDRMHRDGLGLSVRGGLEFGCGLYISQIVKDGQADKVDLQVGDEIVRINGYSISSCIHEEVISLIKANKIVSLKVRHVGMIPVKSSTEEPLKWQYVDQFVSESGEKKSSVAGLASIGGKEIKEKKVFLSLVGTTGMGISISSGPTQKPGIYISNVKPGSLSAEVGLQVGDQIVEVNGVDFTNVDHTEAVRVLKSSRSLTITVLTGAGAELFMTDEERLAVEARRELDRQELMHQKRVALETNKILKEQQEMERQRKMEISQKTAEEEARYKKEMERIEAAEKKQYREWTEDWGAQERPKSPKSPRTPKSPSPAPPEAKTSQKAKSSPFGWFYRYEGKLPSLRKKGDKKKKKKKTSNTDTLQELRKNKKEMEFELKLAKEKEEMYEKEKQLKINRLVQEVSETEREDLEESEKVQHWVERLCQTRLEQISCVENESPELSPPRSPGSEPSVKRFPGGLHLATTDLDDINLDEVDQSLRGPMKRLAPTQPSSSQPPPPLPLPPPSPKLNPTIPNYSAPPQQALPQRRAPSPPNTRKQPSAPSTLRNHGRQPHPTYHPSRQISRHPTSRYPPASQASRPPSSPQPAPRPPPPPPPPPPPPPPPPPPPPPPQQSDSRVGALNGYRQHHHQHHVQQPPSPPEHRSEWETGGYLPRGGLYSSNTSEMSYPSSPKVMRNTSHASRISSSSNPLQLAPSPPNQRRQTAPVMSKPVMLPQSQTTRPEPHRAAHRSDGLPPEMLKRMVPYNTSFKSNNKRKGFQKYVEDFDPHSMFSADQIAGRDVRLLRIKKVGQLDLALEGGADSPLGKLVISSVYEGGAADKHGGVVPGDELMAVNGKILINATLTEGQNSLARAWNSGGDWIDVVIAVSPPKAYEDEVPKSASVSPTVNRPAFEGSASLYRHGYLLRP, encoded by the exons ATGGAACGTAAGGTCGCGCGCGAATTCAGACATAAG GTCGAGCTGCTGATTGAAAATGAGGCAGAAAAGGATTACCTGTATGACGTCCTCCGCATGTACCACCA GTCGATGGATTTGCCTGTTCTTGTTGGGGACTTAAAGTTGGTCATCAATGAACCAAAGCGCCTACCTCTCTTTGATGCCATCCGACCTCTGATCCCACTCAAACACCAGGTCGAGTACGACTTGCTTACGCCCAAGAGATCCCG AAAACTCAAAGAGGTGCGTTTGGATCGCATGCATCGGGACGGACTTGGTCTGAGTGTCAGAGGAGGGCTGGAATTCGGCTGCGGTCTCTACATTTCACAAATTGTTAAAGATGGTCAGGCTGACAAGGTGGATCTGCAG GTCGGGGATGAGATTGTTCGGATCAACGGCTACTCCATTTCTTCCTGTATCCACGAGGAGGTCATCAGTCTCATCAAGGCCAACAAGATTGTTTCACTCAAAGTCAGAC ACGTTGGGATGATCCCTGTGAAGAG CTCAACAGAGGAGCCCCTCAAATGGCAGTACGTCGACCAGTTTGTCTCTGAATCTGGA GAGAAGAAATCAAGTGTGGCAGGCTTGGCCTCGATCGGAGGTAAAGAAATCAAGGAGAAGAAGGTTTTCCTCAGCCTGGTGGGCACTACCGGCATGGGCATCAGCATCTCCAGCGGCCCTACTCAGAAGCCAGGCATCTACATCAGCAACGTGAAGCCGGGCTCTCTTTCTGCAGAAGTGGGACTGCAG GTTGGCGACCAGATTGTGGAGGTCAATGGGGTGGACTTTACTAATGTGGACCATACTGAG GCTGTGAGAGtgctgaagagcagcaggagtctgACCATCACTGTCCTGACTGGAGCG GGCGCCGAGCTGTTCATGACAGATGAGGAGCGTTTGGCAGTAGAGGCGCGCAGGGAGCTGGACAGGCAGGAGTTGATGCACCAGAAGAGGGTCGCCCTGGAGACCAACAAAATCCTAAAGGAACAGCaagagatggagagaca GAGGAAGATGGAGATCTCTCAGAAAACTGCAGAGGAAGAAGCCCGCTATAAAAAGGAGATGGAGAG GATTGAGGCTGCGGAAAAGAAACAGTACAGGGAGTGGACCGAAGACTGGGGAGCCCAGGAGAGACCGAAGAGTCCTAAAAGTCCCCGCACACCTAAGAGTCCGTCTCCTGCTCCACCTGAAGCTAAAACTTCCCAAAAAGCCAAAAGTTCTC CATTTGGCTGGTTTTACCGCTATGAAGGAAAGCTGCCATCTCTACGTAAG AAAggtgacaagaagaagaaaaagaagaaaacctcCAACACAGACACGCtgcaggagctgaggaagaacaAGAAGGAGATGGAGTTTGAGCTCAAACTGGCCAAGGAGAAGGAAGAAATGTATGAGAAAGAGAAGCAACTGAAAATTAATAGGCTCGTGCAGGAG GtttcagagacagagagagaagaccTGGAGGAGTCTGAGAAAGTGCAGCACTGGGTCGAGCGTCTTTGTCAAACTCGCTTAGAGCAAATCTCCTGTGTGGAGAATGAGTCACCTGAG TTGTCACCGCCTCGCTCTCCTGGATCCGAGCCCAGTGTGAAGCGGTTCCCTGGGGGGCTCCACTTGGCCACCACTGACCTGGATGACATTAACTTGGATGAGGTGGACCAGAGCCTGAGAGGCCCTATGAAGCGACTCGCTCCCACCCAGCCCAGCAGCAGCCAACCTCCACCTCCCTTACCTctccctccaccttcacccaAGCTGAACCCAACCATCCCCAATTACTCTGCCCCTCCCCAACAAGCGCTCCCCCAGCGCCGAGCACCTTCTCCCCCCAACACTAGGAAGCAGCCATCTGCTCCGTCCACCTTAAGGAACCATGGCCGCCAGCCTCACCCGACTTACCACCCGTCTCGACAGATTTCACGTCATCCCACCTCTCGCTATCCTCCGGCGTCTCAGGCATCACGACCCCCTTCTTCCCCGCAGCCTGCCCCTCGACCTCCTCCaccgccacctcctcctccacccccacctcctccgcctccaccacctcctccaccgccACAGCAGTCAGATTCCAGAGTTGGCGCCCTGAACGGGTATCGacagcatcatcatcaacatcatgtcCAGCAACCCCCCAGCCCCCCGGAACACAGGAGTGAGTGGGAAACGGGTGGCTACCTCCCCCGTGGAGGCCTTTACTCCTCCAACACCAGTGAGATGTCTTACCCCTCAAGTCCCAAG GTAATGAGAAATACCTCCCATGCCAGTCGAATTTCCTCTTCAAGCAACCCCTTG CAACTCGCTCCCAGCCCGCCCAACCAGCGGCGCCAGACGGCGCCTGTCATGTCAAAGCCCGTCATGTTGCCGCAGTCCCAAACCACTAGACCAGAACCACACAGAGCTGCTCACCGCTCTGACGGCCTG CCGCCTGAAATGTTGAAACGGATGGTGCCCTACAACACGTCTTTTAAATCAAACAACAAGCGAAAA GGCTTTCAGAAGTATGTGGAAGATTTTGACCCCCACTCCATG TTTTCGGCTGACCAGATAGCAGGACGTGACGTGAGGCTGCTGCGGATTAAAAAG GTGGGGCAGCTGGACCTGGCTCTGGAAGGTGGCGCTGACTCACCTTTGGGGAAGTTAGTCATCTCGTCTGTGTATGAAGGTGGAGCAGCAGATAAACATG gtgggGTTGTACCTGGAGATGAGCTGATGGCGGTGAATGGAAAGATCTTGATCAATGCCACCTTGACTGAAGGTCAAAACTCCTTGGCCAGAGCCTGGAACAGTGGAGGG GACTGGATTGATGTTGTCATTGCAGTTTCACCGCCAAAAGCATATGAAGACGAAGT CCCAAAGTCAGCATCAGTCAGTCCCACTGTCAACAGGCCGGCGTTTGAAGGCAGCGCGTCTCTGTACAGACATGGCTACCTCCTTCGTCCTTAA